One genomic window of Cannabis sativa cultivar Pink pepper isolate KNU-18-1 chromosome 2, ASM2916894v1, whole genome shotgun sequence includes the following:
- the LOC115718884 gene encoding 3-oxo-Delta(4,5)-steroid 5-beta-reductase encodes MAMREFQYEPLMSNNNNGHVAAIFGVTGVVGRELARRLTASKSEWKKVYGIARNPCHINPTLNQPNFHFIQCDLENPFEAHQRLSLLSDVTHIFWVTWASQYRYDSRESCEQNKAMMVNALNALLPKAKFLRHFSLQTGLKHYISFQGPFHDEDEEYGVRFYSEESPRMRSENGNFYYDLEDLLKERLRNRVAWAIHRPGLITGISTRSFYNVMGCLGVYGTICRHLKLPFLFGGTKKCWEEFVLDGSDARLVSEQHIWAATNEDVYDSTNGQAFNCINGLAFTWKEIWPSLEEQFGAEVVLPKDDMLLFSEEFYYSKAMVDKGKVWEEIVEKEGLVETKMEDLANWEFLDTLFRCPFKMLGTRDKVDRFGFSLRYKTLDSILYWLKSMRDDKIIP; translated from the coding sequence ATGGCAATGAGAGAGTTCCAATATGAACCATTAATGTCCAACAACAATAATGGGCATGTGGCAGCCATCTTTGGGGTCACCGGGGTTGTGGGGAGGGAATTGGCAAGAAGGCTCACAGCATCAAAATCTGAATGGAAAAAGGTTTATGGGATTGCCCGGAATCCTTGCCATATCAATCCCACATTAAACCAACCCAACTTTCACTTCATCCAATGTGATCTAGAGAACCCTTTTGAAGCCCACCAAAGGCTGTCCTTGCTAAGCGACGTGACTCACATTTTTTGGGTCACTTGGGCTAGCCAATACCGATACGACAGCCGAGAAAGCTGCGAGCAGAACAAAGCCATGATGGTCAATGCCCTCAATGCTCTTCTTCCCAAGGCCAAATTTTTGAGGCACTTTTCTCTACAAACAGGGTTAAAGCATTATATATCTTTTCAAGGACCTTTCCATGATGAGGATGAGGAGTATGGAGTTAGATTTTACAGTGAGGAAAGCCCCAGGATGAGGTCTGAGAACGGCAATTTTTACTATGATCTTGAGGATTTACTCAAGGAGAGGCTAAGAAACAGAGTGGCTTGGGCCATTCATAGGCCTGGCTTGATAACAGGTATTTCTACTAGGAGTTTTTACAATGTTATGGGTTGTTTAGGGGTTTATGGAACTATTTGTAGGCATTTGAAATTACCCTTTTTGTTTGGTGGGACAAAAAAGTGTTGGGAAGAGTTCGTTCTTGATGGGTCGGATGCTAGGCTTGTAAGTGAGCAACATATTTGGGCTGCCACCAATGAAGATGTATATGATTCCACTAATGGGCAAGCTTTTAATTGTATAAATGGTCTTGCTTTTACATGGAAAGAGATTTGGCCAAGTTTGGAGGAACAGTTTGGAGCTGAAGTAGTACTACCAAAAGATGACATGTTATTGTTCTCTGAGGAGTTTTATTATTCCAAAGCCATGGTTGATAAAGGGAAAGTTTGGGAAGAGATTGTTGAGAAGGAAGGACTTGTTGAAACGAAGATGGAGGATTTGGCCAATTGGGAATTCTTGGATACTTTGTTTCGTTGCCCATTTAAAATGTTGGGAACAAGAGATAAGGTTGATCGTTTTGGTTTTAGTTTGAGATATAAAACTTTGGATTCAATCTTGTATTGGTTAAAGTCCATGAGAGATGATAAGATTATCCCTTGA